In a genomic window of Methanogenium sp. S4BF:
- a CDS encoding putative immunity protein produces the protein MTTKSGFSLARRDEPMRELVRETGHKTLGVWAVDCVERVLPYFEVQYPDDHRPGDAVDALQNWIRTGVFHMADIRKAARDAHAAAREVGRDNAARSAARAAGQAAATAHVATHALAAAMYALQAMYRAANPSDAEAAVARERDWQYRHLRDLRERDVQAGRAATAGEEDKS, from the coding sequence ATGACCACAAAATCCGGGTTTTCCCTTGCCCGCAGGGATGAGCCAATGCGGGAGCTGGTGCGTGAAACGGGTCACAAAACGCTGGGTGTCTGGGCCGTTGACTGCGTTGAGCGTGTCCTGCCCTACTTTGAGGTGCAGTATCCTGATGACCACCGGCCCGGAGACGCTGTCGACGCACTCCAGAACTGGATCCGGACGGGGGTCTTTCATATGGCGGATATCCGCAAAGCGGCACGTGATGCCCATGCGGCTGCCCGCGAGGTGGGAAGGGATAATGCAGCCCGTTCGGCCGCCCGTGCCGCCGGGCAGGCAGCGGCAACGGCACATGTCGCCACCCATGCGCTTGCTGCTGCGATGTATGCCTTACAGGCGATGTACCGGGCCGCAAACCCCTCTGATGCTGAAGCCGCCGTCGCCCGTGAACGGGACTGGCAGTACCGGCATTTACGCGACCTGAGGGAGAGGGATGTGCAGGCGGGACGAGCGGCAACGGCGGGGGAGGAGGATAAATCCTGA
- a CDS encoding protein phosphatase 2C domain-containing protein yields the protein MRSDTGTHEQFECSAASVAGIRPVNEDAWCTAQVGGGLVCAVADGIGGHEAGDVASALAIRVFGETVHAAQITSGDHDTAAAVLMKGHTLAHEAIRHQAIGTRAGMGTTLVSAWFGDGAITMCNTGDSRCTLIRKGIVLRLTKDHSFVQDLVDKGVLTPEEAMDHPMKNIITHSLGGDFIADCTAHFLCPNDTLVLSSDGLHDYVSRQALVAAGAVPSADDAVKILLEEAARKSTDNITLIVVRVHGEAKYPEECE from the coding sequence ATGAGATCAGACACAGGAACCCATGAACAATTTGAATGCAGCGCTGCTTCCGTTGCCGGAATCCGCCCGGTAAACGAGGATGCATGGTGCACTGCCCAGGTGGGTGGGGGGCTGGTCTGCGCCGTTGCCGACGGGATCGGCGGGCATGAGGCAGGGGACGTGGCATCCGCCCTTGCCATTCGCGTATTCGGTGAGACCGTGCATGCGGCACAGATCACTTCAGGCGATCATGACACGGCAGCAGCGGTGCTCATGAAAGGCCACACCCTCGCCCACGAGGCCATCCGGCATCAGGCCATCGGGACCCGTGCAGGAATGGGGACCACGCTTGTCTCCGCCTGGTTTGGGGATGGGGCCATCACCATGTGCAATACGGGGGATTCCCGGTGCACACTGATACGCAAGGGAATCGTGCTGAGGCTGACAAAGGACCACTCCTTTGTGCAGGATCTGGTGGACAAGGGCGTGCTCACCCCGGAGGAGGCCATGGACCACCCGATGAAAAACATCATCACCCACTCGCTGGGTGGGGACTTCATCGCCGACTGCACCGCCCACTTCCTCTGTCCCAATGATACGCTGGTGCTCTCCTCCGACGGCCTGCACGACTATGTCTCCCGTCAGGCGCTGGTTGCGGCAGGAGCGGTGCCGTCCGCAGACGACGCGGTGAAAATTCTTCTTGAAGAGGCTGCCCGGAAATCAACAGATAACATCACCCTTATTGTGGTCAGGGTGCACGGCGAAGCGAAATACCCGGAGGAATGTGAGTAG
- the ablB gene encoding putative beta-lysine N-acetyltransferase, with translation MTRDTVTRPGASAVQHGPGNDRVYLMKLAVEDTDTIIPAMDALADRYGYSKLFARVPDSAKDRFCAAGYRAEAHIPGMYRGTEDGWFLARYPDPVRAEPGDAAPLTADLLRSARPRPDACGSPGMASGCVIEEAGPVDADALAELYTDVFETYPFPIHDPAYLRETMADGIRYFVVRAEGRVVAASSAEVDVSGKNAEMSDFATHPGYRGMGLCPALLAAMEGEMRRTGIITTYTIARAAFYPVNITFARAGYRFGGTLVNNTQICGAFESMNVWYKSPGRERAPHRD, from the coding sequence ATGACGCGTGATACGGTCACCCGTCCTGGCGCATCGGCCGTGCAGCACGGGCCCGGCAACGACCGCGTCTACCTGATGAAGCTCGCGGTGGAGGATACCGATACCATCATCCCGGCGATGGATGCGCTGGCGGACCGGTACGGCTACTCAAAACTCTTTGCCAGGGTGCCTGACTCTGCAAAAGACCGGTTCTGTGCGGCCGGATACCGGGCCGAGGCACATATCCCCGGCATGTACCGGGGAACAGAGGACGGCTGGTTTCTCGCACGCTATCCCGACCCGGTACGGGCAGAACCCGGTGATGCAGCGCCCCTTACCGCAGATCTGCTCAGGTCCGCGAGGCCGCGGCCGGATGCCTGCGGGAGCCCCGGCATGGCATCCGGGTGTGTGATTGAGGAGGCAGGTCCGGTCGATGCGGATGCACTCGCAGAGCTGTATACCGACGTCTTCGAGACCTATCCGTTCCCCATCCACGACCCGGCGTATCTCCGGGAGACGATGGCTGACGGCATCCGGTATTTTGTCGTCCGGGCAGAAGGCCGGGTGGTGGCGGCCTCGTCAGCGGAGGTGGATGTCTCCGGCAAAAACGCGGAGATGTCTGACTTTGCGACGCATCCCGGATACCGGGGAATGGGGCTCTGCCCGGCCCTGCTGGCGGCGATGGAGGGGGAGATGCGGCGCACCGGGATAATAACCACATATACCATCGCACGGGCCGCCTTCTATCCGGTCAACATCACCTTTGCCCGTGCCGGATACCGGTTCGGCGGGACACTGGTCAATAACACGCAGATATGCGGGGCCTTCGAGAGCATGAACGTCTGGTACAAATCCCCCGGCAGGGAGCGTGCCCCGCACCGTGACTGA
- the ablA gene encoding lysine 2,3-aminomutase — MTIYSSNQQQMAAKIDPTSQASQWKDWHWQIRHAITDIATVERLLGIRFPPEKRAELEETIATFPLCITPYYLSLIEADDYENDPVFMQAFPSAAELIIETSDMADPLAEDTDSPAACITHRYPDRVLFLVSNVCAMYCRHCTRKRKVGDIDSIPDKAAIREGLNYIAGNPAIRDVLLSGGDPLMLPDDYLDWILTELRAIPHVEVIRIGSRVPVVLPYRITNELVRVLKKHHPLYLNTHFNHPREITASSREALRRLADAGIPLGNQTVLLAGVNDCPRIMKSLMQKLVRERVRPYYLYQCDLSEGLAHFRTPVGKGIEIIESLIGHTSGFAVPTYVIDAPGGGGKIPVMPNYLLSWSTNKVVLRNYEGVISTYREPDHYQQVSCDRNCDACTLQLKLDDANEAKGVGIEKLLCDYDDTYMLIPQDTERVDRRNDA, encoded by the coding sequence ATGACAATCTATTCATCCAATCAGCAGCAGATGGCTGCAAAAATTGATCCTACATCACAGGCCTCCCAATGGAAAGACTGGCACTGGCAGATTCGCCATGCCATAACTGACATCGCGACCGTCGAACGCCTGCTGGGCATCCGCTTTCCACCGGAAAAACGGGCAGAGCTGGAAGAGACGATTGCAACCTTTCCCCTCTGCATCACCCCGTACTACCTCTCTCTCATCGAGGCAGACGATTATGAAAACGATCCTGTCTTTATGCAGGCGTTTCCCTCCGCAGCTGAGCTGATCATCGAAACGAGCGACATGGCAGACCCCCTTGCCGAGGATACGGACAGCCCCGCTGCCTGCATCACCCACCGGTATCCCGACCGCGTCCTCTTTCTGGTCAGCAACGTCTGTGCGATGTACTGCCGCCACTGCACCCGGAAACGAAAGGTCGGAGATATCGACTCCATCCCGGACAAGGCGGCCATCCGTGAGGGGCTCAATTATATCGCGGGGAATCCCGCCATCCGGGACGTCCTGCTCTCGGGAGGCGACCCGCTCATGCTCCCCGACGACTATCTGGACTGGATTCTTACCGAGCTGCGGGCGATTCCTCATGTCGAGGTGATACGCATCGGCAGCCGTGTGCCGGTGGTCCTTCCCTACCGCATCACCAACGAGCTTGTCCGTGTGCTCAAAAAACACCACCCCCTCTACCTGAATACGCACTTCAACCACCCCCGGGAGATAACCGCCTCATCGCGGGAGGCCCTCAGGAGACTCGCCGATGCGGGCATTCCCCTCGGCAACCAGACGGTGCTTTTAGCCGGTGTCAATGACTGCCCCCGGATTATGAAGAGCCTCATGCAGAAGCTGGTCCGGGAGCGGGTGCGCCCCTATTACCTCTACCAGTGCGACCTCTCCGAGGGGCTCGCCCACTTCCGCACGCCCGTCGGCAAGGGCATTGAGATCATCGAGAGCCTCATCGGCCATACGAGCGGGTTTGCAGTACCTACCTATGTGATTGACGCTCCGGGCGGAGGCGGCAAGATTCCGGTGATGCCCAATTACCTGCTCTCATGGTCGACGAACAAGGTGGTGCTGCGCAACTACGAAGGGGTTATTTCCACCTACCGGGAACCGGACCACTACCAGCAGGTCTCCTGCGACCGGAACTGTGATGCGTGCACGCTGCAGCTGAAACTGGATGACGCGAATGAGGCGAAAGGGGTCGGCATCGAGAAACTGCTCTGTGACTACGATGACACCTATATGCTTATTCCTCAGGATACCGAGCGGGTTGACAGACGCAATGACGCGTGA
- a CDS encoding FHA domain-containing protein produces MTDPEEYANGKTVMMTEDMDYYEDLSRYLNVLSNPVRLHILKIIEHTPKEASEIATEISTSYVNTKKHLEKMLAAGIITKEAGFGRATSRGSLPVWKYTTRPGGIEEIIRNLGLFSNLDIHIKGSELAERVDEARRMVSREYAGETPVIFVLGGPADGKTFPLSEEVTRIGREEKRFGPLMTEHDASAIRYAPPGTLTGDAAIVVHRDFDLVTRISRPHAEIRRKENGWFLTDRGSTGGTYLNDSACGENSEVRLMAGDIIDLARGPRGVRFLFTVAEVQDEAADE; encoded by the coding sequence ATGACAGACCCTGAAGAGTATGCCAATGGAAAGACCGTGATGATGACGGAGGATATGGATTACTATGAAGACCTCTCCCGATATCTCAACGTCCTCTCCAATCCCGTCCGCCTGCATATCCTCAAGATTATCGAGCACACCCCGAAAGAGGCCAGCGAAATCGCGACCGAGATCAGCACATCCTATGTGAACACCAAAAAGCATCTCGAAAAGATGCTTGCGGCAGGCATCATCACCAAGGAGGCCGGATTTGGGCGGGCCACCTCCCGCGGGTCGCTTCCGGTCTGGAAGTACACCACCCGCCCCGGCGGCATCGAGGAGATTATCCGCAATCTGGGATTATTCTCGAACTTAGACATCCATATCAAGGGCAGCGAGCTGGCAGAACGGGTCGATGAGGCCCGGCGGATGGTCTCCCGCGAATATGCGGGGGAGACCCCGGTCATCTTCGTGCTGGGCGGGCCCGCCGACGGAAAGACCTTTCCCCTCTCCGAAGAAGTAACCCGTATCGGGCGGGAGGAGAAACGGTTCGGGCCGCTCATGACTGAACACGATGCCTCTGCCATCCGCTATGCCCCGCCGGGCACCCTCACGGGCGACGCCGCGATCGTCGTCCACCGGGACTTCGACCTTGTCACCCGCATATCACGGCCGCACGCGGAAATTCGCCGGAAGGAGAACGGCTGGTTCCTCACCGACCGGGGAAGCACCGGCGGGACCTACCTGAATGACAGTGCGTGCGGGGAGAACAGCGAGGTGCGGCTGATGGCAGGCGACATCATCGACCTTGCCCGCGGCCCCCGCGGGGTCAGATTCCTCTTCACCGTTGCAGAAGTTCAGGATGAAGCAGCAGACGAATAA
- a CDS encoding ATP-binding protein — MTELLDLLVSLNPWWSGKEFGTGMRRERYSSKIRKYYATGEIVVLSGVRRSGKTSLLYQLIHDLIHEEGVDPRSILFVNCDEPYLTRLDRPLEMVLDTYRKEVGSGENICLVFDEIQNIPGWEQWVKAVYDRKQFRLVISGSSSRLLDSEVATLISGRYLSVIVYPLDFSEYLLFHGVEAKNDPVTLASRKYEIVQLLRRYLHEGGFPQVVQQSDEEVKKDQLRAYYDSIVYRDIVRVNEVRNQRAMSDLLSYLLTNFASPFSYRLLVRVLGIDAVTVREYIQYAAMAHVLFEVQFFSSSPKIQARNNKKIYCIDNGIRNAVLSAVSLDEERCAENLVYLELRRRGHEPYYWKKGYEVDFVLNHLDNTLSAVSITYTDTIPREKLDGFREFTGEFGARVKEQVLITKDTAQQKGDVRCVPLWKWLLGAE, encoded by the coding sequence GTGACAGAACTGCTTGACCTTCTGGTATCCCTCAACCCATGGTGGAGCGGCAAAGAGTTCGGGACCGGTATGCGGCGGGAGCGCTACTCCTCAAAGATCCGGAAGTATTACGCCACCGGAGAGATTGTGGTGCTCAGCGGCGTGCGGCGCTCGGGCAAGACCTCTCTTTTGTACCAGCTGATTCACGACCTGATTCATGAGGAGGGGGTCGATCCCCGGTCCATTCTCTTCGTCAACTGCGACGAGCCGTATCTTACCCGGCTCGACCGCCCGCTGGAGATGGTGCTCGACACCTACCGGAAGGAGGTCGGCAGCGGGGAGAATATCTGTCTGGTCTTTGACGAGATCCAGAACATTCCGGGCTGGGAGCAGTGGGTCAAGGCGGTCTATGACCGCAAGCAGTTCAGGCTGGTGATCTCGGGTTCCTCCTCCCGTCTGCTGGACTCGGAGGTGGCTACCCTTATCAGCGGGCGGTATCTCTCTGTCATTGTATATCCCCTCGATTTTTCCGAGTACCTGCTCTTTCACGGGGTAGAGGCAAAGAACGACCCGGTCACGCTTGCCAGCCGGAAATATGAGATCGTGCAGCTCCTGAGGCGCTATCTCCATGAGGGCGGATTCCCCCAGGTCGTCCAGCAGAGTGACGAGGAGGTGAAAAAAGACCAGCTCAGGGCATACTATGACAGCATTGTCTACCGGGACATCGTCCGGGTGAACGAGGTGCGCAACCAGCGGGCGATGAGCGATCTCCTCTCCTACCTCCTGACCAACTTCGCCTCCCCGTTTTCCTACCGGCTGCTGGTGCGGGTGCTGGGCATCGATGCGGTGACCGTCCGGGAATATATCCAGTATGCCGCGATGGCGCACGTGCTCTTCGAGGTCCAGTTTTTCAGCAGTTCGCCAAAGATTCAGGCACGGAACAACAAGAAAATATACTGCATCGACAACGGAATCAGAAATGCGGTGTTATCCGCGGTGTCCCTGGATGAAGAGAGGTGTGCGGAAAACCTGGTGTATCTCGAACTGCGGCGGCGGGGGCATGAACCGTATTACTGGAAGAAAGGGTATGAGGTGGATTTTGTCCTGAACCATTTGGACAATACGCTGAGTGCGGTCAGCATTACCTACACCGATACCATCCCGCGGGAAAAGCTGGACGGATTCCGGGAGTTCACCGGTGAGTTTGGCGCCCGGGTAAAAGAACAGGTGCTGATAACAAAGGATACCGCACAGCAGAAGGGGGATGTCCGCTGTGTCCCGCTCTGGAAATGGCTTCTGGGTGCGGAGTGA
- a CDS encoding M23 family metallopeptidase, producing MRVGVWNGKNHRSARVSIVLALALGALVIFNNAGTEWTERSTEMTEAREPIIVAFPLRGEWLSPNTPGTKIPSHGTDRFGTRYAYDFIQVDWGRKGWPAYRVSLPQYLLFGVPVKEYYCWGREVYAPCDGIIVRAEDGYKERERTNLLSDLSNAYKNAHSFDPGKDDVQSVAGNYIIMECGGNAYAALVHLQTGSIQVAAGQRVKKGEVLGRVGNSGNSFGPHLHFQLMDSCDIAAANGLPCAFEQYEVFRDGEWHQTVNGIPTDKDRIRFGSESIRA from the coding sequence ATGCGGGTTGGAGTGTGGAATGGGAAAAATCACCGGTCTGCACGTGTCAGTATCGTACTGGCACTTGCCCTTGGAGCACTCGTCATTTTTAATAATGCAGGTACAGAATGGACAGAGAGGAGTACTGAAATGACTGAAGCGCGTGAGCCGATCATTGTAGCGTTTCCTTTGAGGGGGGAATGGCTCTCTCCCAACACTCCGGGGACAAAAATTCCGAGCCACGGCACAGACCGGTTCGGAACACGATATGCGTATGACTTTATCCAGGTGGACTGGGGAAGAAAGGGCTGGCCCGCGTACCGCGTCAGCCTGCCGCAATATCTTCTTTTTGGGGTTCCCGTAAAGGAATATTATTGCTGGGGCCGGGAAGTATATGCACCATGCGACGGGATCATTGTCCGGGCAGAGGATGGGTATAAAGAACGGGAACGAACGAATCTGCTCTCGGATTTGTCGAATGCCTATAAAAATGCTCACTCTTTCGATCCGGGGAAAGACGACGTACAATCAGTTGCCGGCAACTACATCATAATGGAATGCGGCGGTAATGCGTACGCTGCGCTCGTCCACCTTCAGACAGGGTCCATTCAGGTTGCCGCTGGCCAGAGGGTAAAAAAAGGTGAAGTCCTTGGGAGAGTGGGTAATTCAGGCAATTCCTTTGGTCCGCATCTGCATTTTCAGCTTATGGACAGCTGCGACATCGCTGCTGCAAACGGATTGCCCTGTGCTTTTGAACAGTATGAAGTATTCCGGGATGGTGAGTGGCACCAGACGGTTAATGGCATTCCCACAGATAAAGACCGGATACGGTTTGGGTCCGAATCCATCCGGGCTTAA
- a CDS encoding deoxyribodipyrimidine photo-lyase: MERRLNDHAPRRGDYLLYWMQASQRAEGNPALEYAVREANRLNKPVAVCFCLDPRGEGRQVRHLTFMLEGLREAAEQLAGRGIAFILRDGPPQEVVAALGEEACLVVTDGGYLRGQRRDRALLAGTLEAPLIEVEGDVIVPVETASLKEEWSAATFRRRITPHIVPSLAQSNEQEVKVRAVPGEYESLSLSRPAEIIRTLAPAKDASPAAFTGGITEARRLLTLFAAEKLSRYADERNDPNKDVLSCMSPYLHFGQISPHEIALRIREAGGKNAAAYLEELIVRRELSMNFVHYNPRYASIECLPAWARTTLAEHAGDPREYAYSLHEFEAARTHDPCWNAAQRQMRVTGKMHGYMRMYWGKKVIEWSASPEEAYRTLLILNNRYELDGRDPNSYAGIAWCFGKHDRAWKERPVFGKVRYMNAKGLQRKFDTDAYVKAYGGE, translated from the coding sequence ATGGAGCGGCGGCTGAACGACCATGCCCCCCGACGGGGCGACTATCTCCTTTACTGGATGCAGGCCTCCCAGCGGGCCGAAGGGAACCCGGCACTGGAATATGCCGTCCGGGAGGCAAACCGGCTCAATAAGCCTGTCGCCGTCTGCTTCTGCCTTGACCCGCGGGGCGAGGGGCGGCAGGTCCGCCATCTGACCTTCATGCTCGAAGGGCTCCGGGAAGCCGCAGAGCAGCTGGCCGGACGGGGTATTGCGTTTATTCTCAGAGACGGTCCGCCGCAGGAGGTGGTGGCGGCACTGGGGGAGGAGGCCTGCCTGGTGGTCACCGACGGGGGCTATCTCCGGGGGCAGCGGCGGGACCGGGCCCTTCTTGCCGGAACACTGGAGGCGCCGCTCATCGAGGTGGAGGGGGATGTCATCGTGCCGGTGGAGACGGCCTCTCTCAAAGAGGAATGGTCCGCAGCGACCTTCCGGCGGCGGATCACGCCCCATATCGTCCCGTCTCTTGCCCAAAGCAACGAGCAGGAGGTGAAGGTGAGGGCGGTTCCGGGGGAGTATGAATCGCTCTCACTCAGCCGCCCCGCAGAGATCATCCGAACGCTTGCTCCGGCAAAGGACGCCTCTCCTGCGGCCTTTACCGGAGGCATCACTGAGGCACGCCGCCTTCTCACCCTCTTTGCAGCAGAGAAGCTCAGCCGCTATGCAGACGAGCGCAATGACCCGAACAAAGACGTTCTCTCCTGTATGAGCCCGTACCTGCACTTCGGGCAGATTTCCCCTCACGAAATTGCCCTCCGCATACGGGAGGCAGGCGGAAAGAATGCGGCCGCATACCTCGAGGAGCTGATCGTCCGCAGGGAGCTCTCGATGAACTTTGTGCACTACAACCCCCGCTACGCCTCCATCGAATGCCTCCCCGCGTGGGCCAGAACGACCCTTGCTGAGCATGCCGGCGACCCGCGGGAGTATGCCTATTCACTGCATGAATTCGAGGCGGCCCGGACCCACGACCCCTGCTGGAATGCGGCGCAGCGGCAGATGCGGGTGACCGGGAAGATGCACGGGTATATGCGGATGTACTGGGGCAAGAAGGTGATCGAGTGGTCGGCCTCTCCGGAGGAGGCGTATCGCACCCTCCTGATCCTGAACAACCGCTACGAACTGGACGGGAGGGACCCGAACAGTTATGCCGGCATTGCGTGGTGCTTCGGGAAGCACGACCGGGCATGGAAGGAGCGGCCGGTCTTCGGAAAGGTGCGGTATATGAACGCAAAGGGGCTGCAGCGGAAGTTCGATACGGATGCATATGTAAAAGCGTACGGCGGGGAATAA